From a single Puniceibacterium sp. IMCC21224 genomic region:
- a CDS encoding efflux RND transporter periplasmic adaptor subunit, which translates to MSVFGKLVLIGVVGGAAGWAGLAAGVKGWTPAMLANVAQTQFTARMGRQAEAMPAATRTPTGPVIYYRHPDGLAEWSAASTETADGKSFLPVLANEDVSFDPEAITPLEAESGERTLLYYRHPMGLPDTSPVPKLDSMGMDYLPVYADEVSDAGSVTVSPGKLQRTGVRTSIAVFDPMATTVRAPGIVALDDRRVSVISLRADAFIEEVEDVTTGSIVEAGEPLAMLYSPEVVAAAAQYVSDLRGGEGRVEGSRQRLANLGVPAAVIDKIAAERRTPVQITLMAPRSGVVLERMAVEGMMSEAGETLFRIADTSVVWVMADVPESALAGLSDGNAATITFPGLPGETFSGLIDKIYPEVDMQTRTARVRIDLSNPEGRLLVNMFADVVLATGDGAPVVQVPETAVIDTGDRQVVIRDMGEGKFVPQDVVLGRQAAGMVEVREGIAEGDRIVTTSTFLIDAESNLNAALAALTAPEAVE; encoded by the coding sequence ATGAGCGTCTTTGGCAAATTGGTGCTTATCGGCGTGGTTGGCGGCGCGGCTGGATGGGCGGGCCTCGCGGCAGGCGTCAAGGGTTGGACGCCTGCTATGCTGGCAAATGTGGCGCAGACGCAATTCACCGCGCGGATGGGACGGCAAGCTGAAGCAATGCCAGCCGCAACCCGAACGCCGACAGGCCCGGTCATCTACTACCGACACCCTGACGGTCTCGCCGAATGGTCCGCCGCGTCGACCGAGACTGCCGATGGAAAGTCCTTTTTGCCGGTCCTGGCGAACGAAGACGTATCGTTTGATCCAGAGGCGATCACGCCTCTAGAGGCAGAGAGTGGCGAACGAACCCTACTCTACTACCGCCACCCGATGGGCCTGCCTGATACGTCGCCGGTGCCAAAGCTGGATTCCATGGGGATGGACTACCTGCCCGTCTATGCCGACGAGGTAAGCGATGCCGGATCAGTGACCGTATCGCCCGGCAAGCTGCAACGCACGGGCGTGCGTACGTCAATTGCAGTGTTTGATCCCATGGCAACAACAGTGCGTGCGCCGGGGATCGTCGCGCTGGACGACCGTAGAGTCAGCGTCATTTCATTGCGTGCGGATGCGTTCATCGAAGAAGTTGAGGATGTAACGACCGGATCAATCGTTGAAGCGGGCGAACCGCTGGCGATGCTCTATTCCCCAGAGGTCGTCGCCGCTGCGGCGCAATATGTTTCCGATCTTCGGGGCGGTGAAGGGAGGGTCGAAGGCAGCCGCCAAAGGCTGGCAAATCTGGGCGTCCCAGCAGCCGTCATCGACAAGATCGCGGCGGAAAGGCGTACGCCGGTGCAAATCACTCTGATGGCACCGCGGTCGGGCGTGGTACTCGAACGGATGGCCGTCGAAGGCATGATGTCAGAGGCTGGAGAAACGCTGTTTCGTATTGCCGATACATCGGTTGTCTGGGTCATGGCGGACGTGCCGGAATCTGCGCTCGCGGGCCTTTCGGATGGAAACGCTGCGACGATCACCTTCCCAGGCCTGCCGGGCGAGACCTTCAGCGGCTTGATCGACAAGATATACCCTGAAGTCGATATGCAGACCCGGACTGCACGCGTCCGCATCGATCTGTCCAACCCCGAGGGTCGCTTGCTGGTCAACATGTTCGCGGATGTGGTTTTGGCGACGGGCGACGGTGCGCCCGTGGTGCAGGTGCCGGAAACGGCGGTGATCGACACCGGCGATCGCCAGGTGGTGATCCGCGATATGGGAGAGGGGAAATTTGTGCCGCAGGATGTGGTGCTGGGGCGGCAGGCCGCCGGGATGGTGGAAGTCCGCGAAGGTATTGCCGAGGGCGACCGGATCGTCACCACCTCGACCTTTCTGATCGACGCGGAGAGCAACCTGAACGCAGCCCTGGCTGCGCTGACCGCCCCGGAGGCAGTCGAATGA
- a CDS encoding heavy metal translocating P-type ATPase, with amino-acid sequence MDQIVGKDASERSSDHAVDPVCGMSVTISPDARRADYDGEIFYFCSDRCHTKFKADPVYYASGKASDRRMTSQAGAQYTCPMHPEIVRDEPGSCPICGMALEPMLPSDEPSEELTDFTRRMWISAAAAVPLVILTMGELVGLPVRDWIGHQLATYVEFALATPIVLWAAKPFFERGWASIVNRSPNMWTLISIGVGAAYIYSLVATFLPGVFPEVYRMGAGVGTYFEAAVVIITLIFVGQVLELRARERTGDAIRALLDLAPKTARRILPDGTEYDAPLENIVEGDRLRVRPGDAIPVDATVMDGTSSIDESMITGEPLPVEKGPGDTVTGGTINKNGSLVIEAARVGADTMLSQIVEMVSNARRSRAPIQGLADKVSSYFVPTVVLIALLAFVAWLSFGPEPALVFAIASAVSVLIIACPCALGLATPISITTAAGRGAQAGVLIKDAEALERMAKVDTLIVDKTGTLTEGKPKLTDVAALGDESEETILTLAAALEKGSEHPLAEAIVEGAMEKGIKVGNAENFEAVTGKGVRGTVLGRAVALGNTAMMRDMSLDTSTAEEAADVLRAEGKTAMFVAIEGKLSGIVAVADPIKESTAEAIKVLHEAGLRIIMATGDNERTASAVAQRLGIDEVRAGVLPEDKKALVDELHAEGRKVAMAGDGVNDAPALAAADVGLAMGTGADVAVESAGITLLRGDLNGIVKARTLAVATIRNIRQNLFWAFAYNTLGVPIAAGVLYPVFGLLMSPMIAAAAMSLSSVSVIANALRLRRLKL; translated from the coding sequence ATGGATCAGATAGTAGGCAAGGATGCGTCAGAGCGGTCGTCGGATCATGCCGTGGATCCGGTGTGCGGCATGTCCGTCACAATTTCTCCGGACGCACGCCGTGCAGACTATGACGGTGAAATTTTCTATTTCTGCTCCGACAGGTGCCACACCAAGTTCAAGGCTGATCCAGTTTACTACGCCTCTGGCAAGGCATCGGATCGTCGCATGACCTCACAAGCAGGCGCGCAGTATACATGCCCGATGCACCCTGAAATCGTACGTGATGAACCCGGATCTTGCCCGATCTGTGGCATGGCGCTTGAACCGATGTTACCGTCGGATGAACCCAGTGAGGAACTGACCGACTTCACCCGCCGCATGTGGATCAGTGCCGCCGCGGCCGTTCCCCTGGTCATCCTAACCATGGGTGAGTTGGTCGGTCTGCCCGTCCGAGACTGGATCGGGCATCAACTGGCGACCTATGTCGAGTTCGCGTTGGCGACACCAATCGTCCTATGGGCGGCGAAACCCTTCTTCGAGCGGGGATGGGCGTCGATCGTGAACCGCTCGCCCAACATGTGGACACTGATCTCCATCGGTGTCGGTGCGGCCTACATCTATTCGCTGGTGGCTACGTTCCTTCCGGGCGTGTTTCCGGAGGTCTACCGGATGGGCGCGGGGGTCGGCACCTACTTTGAGGCCGCCGTTGTCATCATCACCCTGATTTTTGTTGGGCAGGTTCTGGAGCTGAGGGCGCGGGAACGGACCGGCGATGCCATTCGGGCACTACTCGACCTGGCCCCGAAAACTGCGCGACGTATCCTGCCCGACGGCACAGAGTATGACGCGCCGCTGGAAAACATCGTTGAGGGGGATCGTCTGCGGGTCCGCCCAGGCGACGCGATCCCCGTCGACGCCACGGTCATGGACGGTACGTCGTCCATCGACGAGAGCATGATCACCGGCGAACCCCTGCCGGTCGAAAAAGGTCCCGGCGATACCGTCACCGGCGGCACGATCAACAAGAACGGATCCCTTGTCATCGAGGCCGCGCGCGTGGGTGCCGACACGATGCTGAGCCAGATCGTCGAGATGGTTTCGAACGCGCGTAGGTCCCGCGCGCCGATTCAGGGTCTTGCCGACAAGGTCTCATCCTACTTCGTGCCGACCGTTGTCCTGATCGCGCTGCTCGCATTCGTCGCGTGGCTGAGCTTCGGACCCGAACCTGCTCTGGTCTTTGCCATTGCCTCGGCGGTGTCGGTGCTGATCATCGCCTGCCCCTGTGCTCTGGGTCTGGCGACCCCGATTTCGATCACGACGGCCGCGGGGCGCGGTGCACAGGCGGGTGTGCTGATCAAGGACGCCGAAGCTCTGGAACGCATGGCCAAGGTCGATACGCTGATCGTGGACAAGACGGGTACCCTGACCGAGGGGAAGCCGAAGCTGACCGATGTGGCCGCTCTGGGCGACGAAAGCGAGGAAACCATTCTAACCCTAGCTGCCGCCCTGGAAAAAGGCTCGGAGCACCCGTTGGCGGAGGCCATCGTGGAGGGTGCGATGGAGAAGGGCATCAAGGTCGGCAATGCCGAAAACTTCGAGGCGGTGACCGGAAAAGGCGTGCGCGGAACTGTCTTGGGGCGGGCTGTCGCACTTGGAAATACCGCAATGATGCGCGACATGTCTCTCGACACATCTACGGCGGAGGAAGCGGCAGATGTTCTACGGGCCGAGGGTAAGACCGCCATGTTCGTAGCCATTGAAGGTAAGCTGTCCGGCATCGTCGCAGTGGCCGACCCGATCAAGGAGTCGACTGCCGAAGCCATCAAGGTACTGCACGAGGCAGGTCTGCGGATCATCATGGCGACAGGTGACAACGAACGCACCGCCAGCGCCGTGGCGCAGCGGCTTGGAATCGACGAGGTTCGGGCCGGCGTTCTGCCGGAAGATAAGAAGGCGCTGGTCGACGAGCTGCACGCCGAAGGCAGAAAGGTCGCGATGGCGGGTGATGGTGTCAACGACGCGCCAGCCCTGGCCGCAGCGGACGTCGGCCTTGCCATGGGTACGGGCGCGGACGTGGCGGTTGAAAGTGCGGGCATCACGCTGTTGCGCGGGGATCTGAACGGCATCGTCAAGGCGCGGACACTGGCGGTGGCGACGATCCGCAACATTCGCCAGAACCTGTTCTGGGCGTTTGCCTATAACACGCTCGGTGTTCCAATCGCGGCAGGGGTCCTCTACCCGGTCTTCGGCCTATTAATGTCACCAATGATCGCCGCAGCCGCGATGAGCCTTTCTTCAGTCTCGGTCATCGCAAACGCTCTCAGGCTGAGGCGATTGAAGCTTTAG
- a CDS encoding FixH family protein: protein MLRYIPTFLATLVVATQLSVPIAQAAASDYNLVLVETTYPFGDGAVLELRLIDTRTNAPVEGAVIFATRLDMEPDGMETMTSTVLALPGEEPGLYRFSADLTMDGNWRFSVAAKVQGEPETVQAQIVLEVLP from the coding sequence ATGCTCCGTTATATCCCCACCTTTCTTGCGACCCTCGTGGTTGCGACCCAGCTCTCCGTGCCGATAGCACAGGCGGCTGCATCTGATTACAACCTTGTTCTCGTCGAAACGACCTATCCCTTCGGAGACGGCGCGGTTCTGGAGCTTCGTCTGATTGATACCCGCACCAATGCGCCCGTCGAAGGCGCCGTCATCTTTGCCACAAGGCTGGATATGGAGCCGGACGGCATGGAGACGATGACTTCGACGGTCTTGGCGTTGCCCGGCGAAGAGCCGGGTCTCTATCGCTTTTCCGCCGATCTGACGATGGACGGAAACTGGCGGTTTTCCGTTGCGGCCAAGGTGCAGGGCGAACCTGAAACTGTTCAGGCGCAAATCGTGCTCGAGGTGCTGCCATGA